The genomic DNA GGCAGATCCACGCGACGCATGGCCATCGTGGCGCGGGGACGGAGATAGCGGTCGCGGGCCATGACGTGAAGCTCGGCCGTGGCGGCATCCGCGAGATCGAGTTCACGGTGCAGGTGCTGGAGCTGATCTGGGGCGGCCGCGACCCCAGCCTGCGCGACCCGACCACCCTGGGCGCCCTGGCCGCGCTGGCCGGGGCCGGACGGCTCGAACGCCGCGCGGCGGCGGACCTGGCCGATGCCTATACCTTCCTGCGCACCATCGAGCACCGGCTGCAGATGGTGGCCGACCGCCAGACGCACCGGCTGCCGGAGGACGAGGACGGGCTGCGCCGCATCGCCGCCTTCAGCGGCTTCGACAGCCTGGATGCCTTCTCCGCCGCCCTGACGGCCTGCTTCAACCGCGTGGCGCATCACTACGGCCGCCTGTTCGAGAGCGCGCCCGACCTGAGCGGCGAGGGCGGCAACCTCGTCTTCACCGGCACGGAGGACGATCCGGAGACCACGCGCACGCTGCGCGAGATGGGCTTCACCAACCCGGCCGGCATCTCCGCCATGATCCGCGGCTGGCACCACGGCCACCGCCGCGCCACCCGCAGCGAGCGGGCGCGCGAGCTGCTGACGCTCCTCATGCCGAATCTCCTGGCCGCCTTCGCGCGGCAGCGCGAGCCCGATGCGGCGCTGGCCCGCTTCGATACGCTGCTGGAAAAGCTGCCGACGGGCGTGCAGTTGCTCAGCCTCTTCCTGCGAAACACGCATCTGCTGGAACGCGTGGCCGGAATCCTGGGCGCCGCCCCGGCACTGGCCGACCATCTCGCCCGCCATCCCTCGGCGCTGGAGGGATTGCTGGCCGGGGGCGCCGGATCGGCGGCCGCCGCCCTGCCCGCCCTGGTGGGCGCCGCGCGGCACTACGAGGAAGCGCTGGAGGGTGCCCGCCGCCTCGTGACCGAGGGGCGCTTCGAGATCGACGCCGATGCGCTGGAAGGGCTGATCGACGCCGATGCCGCGGGACAGGCGCGCTCCGACCTCGCCGATGCCGCCATCGGCGCGCTGCTGCCGGAGGTGATGCGCGAATTCTCGGCCCGCTTCGGCCGGGTCAGGGGCGGCTCCATGGCCGTGGTCGCCATGGGCAAGCTCGGCGGGCGGGAGATGCAGCCGGGCTCGGACCTGGACCTGATCCTGATCTACGACCACCCGCCCGAGGTGCAGGACAGCAGCGGCGGGACGCGCAGCCTGCCGGCGCCCACCTGGTTCGCCCGCCTCGCCGCGCAGTTCATCGCCGCGCTTACCGCCCCGGGGGCGGAGGGGCGGCTCTACGAGGTGGACATGCGGCTGCGCCCCTCCGGCAACAAGGGCCCCATGGCCACCGGCCTCGCAGGCTTCGAGCGCTATCACGCCGAGGGAGCCTGGAGCTGGGAACGCATGGCCCTCACCCGCGCCCGCCCGCTGGCCGGGCCGCCGGCACTGCGCCGGCGCATCGCCGCCGCCGTGCGCCAGGCCCTGGCCCTGCATGCCGGGCCGAAGGTCCTCTCGGACGCGCGCGACATGCGGGCCCGGATGCTGCGCGACCTGCCGCCCGAGGGGCCGTGGGACGTGAAGGCCATGCGCGGCGGGCTGGTGGAGGTGGAGTTCATCGCCCAGGCCCTGCAATGCGCCCATGCCGCCAGCCATCCGCGCATCCTGGCGACGACGACGCGCGAGGCCCTGGCCCGACTGGCCAAGGCGCGGCTGCTGCCGCCCGAGGATGCCGCCGCCCTGATCCGCGCCGACCGCTTCTGGCGCAGCATCCAGGCCATGCTGCGCCTCACCGTCGGGCGGCCGCGCACCGAGGCCCTGCCCGCCGCCGCCGGCACGGCGCTGCTGCGCGTCTGCGCGCCCTTCATGACGGATGGCACGGCCGACTCCGCCGCCCCGGTTGACCTGGGCGCCCTGCGCGGGGAGATGCAGGCAACCGCCGAGACGGTCCGGACTCTCTTCGAGCGCCATCTCGGCCCCCTCCCCCAGACGGGCGGAGGCGCATCCTATCGGGAAAGGATCACGCCGTGATCGAAGCGGGCATGAACGCGCCGCCCTTCACCATGCCGGCCAGCGGCGGCCGCACGGTCAGCAAGGCGGCGCTCGGCGGGAAGCCCTTCCTGCTCTACTTCTATCCCAAGGCCGACACCTCCGGCTGCACCCAGCAGGCCTGCGGCATCCAGGAGGCGCTGCCCGCCCTGGGCAAGCTCGGGCTGACGGTGATCGGCGTTTCCCCCGACCCGATGAAGGCGATCGAGAAGTTCGCCGCGAAGTACAGCCTCACCTTCCCGCTCGCCTCGGATGCCGAGCATGCGGTGGCCGAGAGCTATGGGGTCTGGGTCGAGAAATCGATGTACGGGCGCAAGTACATGGGCATGGAGCGCACGAGCTTCCTGGTCGGCCCGGACGGCAAGGTGCTCCAGGTCTGGCGCAAGGTGAAGCCGGCCGAGCATGCGGCGCTGGTGCGCCAGGCCGTCGAGGCGCTGTGAAGCGCTCGCCGGGGGGCGGCGCGGGCCGCCCCGCCCGGCCTCCGGCTCAGATGTAGCGCAGCGCCAGCACGCCACCGACGATCGCCAGCGCCGTCGCGCCCGCGATCAGGTTCAGCCGCTTCTCGATGAACTCCCGCGCCGGCGGGCCATAGGCGCGCAGCAGCCAGGCCAGCATGTAGAAGCGCGCGCCCCGTGTGATGACGCTGCACACGAAGAAGATCGGCAGCGAGAAATGCGCCGCGCCGGCGGCGATGGTGACGATCTTGTAGGGGATCGGCGTCAGCCCCTTGATCAGGATCACCGCCGCGCCCCAGCGCTCGAACCAGGAGCCGAAGGTCTGCAACGCGTCGGCATGGCCATAGGCGGCCAGCACCGGCAGCGCCACCGCCTCGAAGAGATAGGCGCCGATGGCATAGCCCAGCAGCCCGCCGATCACCGAGGTGACCGTGCAGATGAAGGCATAGTGATAGGCCCGGTCGGGCCGCGCCAGGCACATCGGGATGAGCATGGCGTCGGGCGGGATGGGAAAGAAGCTGCTTTCCGCGAAGGACACCGCCCCCAGGGCCGCCGGGGCCCGGGGATGCGCGGAAAGGGCGATGATCCAGTTGTAGAGGGCGCGGAGCATGATCCGCCGCATCCCATGCCGCGATGCAACAAGCAAGTTACAAATCGCAGATTCATCTTAAAAAATGGACGGCGCTCTCAGAAAGCATAACGGATGCGGCAATAGGGCATCACCTCGCCCAGGATGGCGGTGAAGCGCTGGAGGAGCTTCCCCTTCACCCCGTGCCGGTAGCGCAGGTTGCGCGCCCCGTTCTGGCTCATCTTCTCCTCCTGCCAGCGCGGCTGCCAGAGCAGTTCCTCGGCCCTGGGATGCCAGGCGAGGTTCACCTCGTGCAGCCCGGCGCTGTGGGTCAGCATGATCACCTCCGCCGCCAGTCCCTGCTTCGCCGCCTCCGGCAAGCGGCTGTCGATCTGCCGGAACAGCTCGCGCCACTCGGCCTCCCAGCCCTCGTGCACCACCACCGGGGAGAAGTTCAGGTGCAGCTCGTAGCCGGCGCGGAAGACCTCGCCCGCGAAGCCGATCCGCTCCGCCACGGGCGAGGTCCGCACGTCCAGCAGCCGCGCCCGGGCCTCTGGCATCAGCGAGACCCGCACCCGCGTCCGGCCGCGCGGGTCGTAGTCCAGGATCGCCGGATTCGCGAATTTCGTGGCGAAGGAGCCCTTGGCGTTCGGCAGGCCGCGGAACAGGGCCACGAGGTCGCGGACATTGCCGGAGATGGCGGCATCCACCGACAGGTCGCCATTCTCCCCGATGTCATAGACCCAGTCCCGCGCGTCCACCTGGTTGGGCTCCAGCTTCATGCCCTGGCGCGCCGCGTGGCGGGCGATGAAGCCGGTGATGGCGTCGATGTTGGTGAAGACGGTCACCGGGTTCGCATGGCCCTTGCGCCGCGCCACGTAGCAATAGGCGCAGGCCATGGCGCAGCCATTGGACACCGAGGGCGCGATGAAATCCGCGCTGCGCCCGTTCGGCCGACAGGCCAGCGTCTTCTTGACCCCCAGCACCAGGACGTCGCGCTTGGCCGCCAGCCAGTCCTCCGCCGCCCCTTCCCGCAGTTCCGGGATGGACCAATGCGAGGCCACCTCCACCTGCCGCGCCTCCGGGAAGCGCGCCAGGATCTCGCGCCCCCTTTCCCCGTCGCGCACGGCGGGTTCCAGGAAGATGGTCCGGGGATCGAGCAGGTGAGCGGGCAGCATGCCATTCCACGCCATGGGCCCCCGCAGGTGGCGACGCACCGCCGCCCTGCAAGCGGTGCTGGAACGTTACGCCGATGGCTAGCCCCGGGCGGAGGCTCCGCCTCCCCCGGTCCCCCTCCACTGGGGACATGGCATGTCCCCAGACCCCGCCCTTCGTTGGCACTGACTGATAGGGTCAGCCCGCGACCCGATTCCGGAGAGCAGGCGGATCAGCAGGCCCCCAGAAGAAGGAAATCGCCCTGTCCGCGCTGGTGGCACCGGCGGTCGCCGGAGAGCATGGCTCTCCGGCGCGATCCGGCATCAGCACGAGCCAACGAACCGGGTCCAGGGCCCGCAGGGTCCTGGCGGAGTGGGGGTCCCGGGGGCGAGGCGGAGCCTTGCCCCCGGAGAGCGACGCTCACCCACCTCAGACCGGCAGGGTCACCACCGCGCGCAGGCCGCCCTCGGGGAGGTTCTCCAGCGTCACGTCGCCGCCATGGGCGCGGAGGATGTTGCGCGCGATGGGCAGGCCGAGCCCGGTGCCGCCGGTCTCGCGGTTGCGGCTGGTTTCCAGCCGGCGGAAGGGCTGGAACACCGCCTCCTGCGATTCTTCCGGCACGCCCGGCCCGTCATCCTCGATGAAGAGCCGCACCACCGGGTTCTGCCGGCCGCTGGGCGGCTCCAGCCGGATGCGGGCCGCCTGACCGTATTTCAGCGCGTTGCCGACGAGGTTCATCAGCGCCCGCTTGAGCGCGATGGGCCGGCCCCGCACCGTCAGCCGCAGCGGCCCGGTATAGGTCAGCGCGTCCTCCGCTTCCGGCCTTGCATCCGCCTCCTCGTCCAGCACGGTGCGGCAGAGCGCTGCGAGGTCGAGGGGCACTGAAGGCTCGTCCGCCGCGTCGTCGCGGGCGAAGGCCAGGGTGGCGTTCACCATGGCCTCCATCTCGTCGAGGTCGGACAGCATCCGCCGCCGCTGCTCGTCATCCTCCAGGAACTCGGCGCGCAGGCGCAGCCGGGTGATCGGCGTGCGCAGGTCGTGGCCGATCGCCGCCAGCATCTGCGTGCGGTCGCCGACGAAGCGGCGGATGCGCTCGGCCATGGTGTTGAAGGCATGGGCGGCGGTGGCGACCTCCAGCGGCCCGGTCTCTGGCAGGGGCGGCGCGTTCACGTCGCGCCCCAGCGCTTCGGCGGCCCGCGCCAGGTCGCGCACCGGCCGGATCAGCCGCCGCGTCGCCGCCACGATCAGCAGCGCCGCCGCCACCGTCATCACCCCGAAGGCGATCAAAAAGGTGGGCGAGTGCCAGGGCCGCGGCGGCGGCACGCGCAGGCGCAGGTTCAGCCAGAGGTCGCCATTGGGCAGGCGCAGGGAGACCAGCAGCGCCTGGCCCTTGCCGGTCCCCACCACCATCTCCCGCGGCTGCAGGCGTGGTGGCAGGGCCAGGATGGCCTCGGGCGGCAGCAGGCTGAGCACGTCCTCGCCGGGCTTGGCGAGGCTGTTCCGGGCGGTGGGCGCGTCGTCCAGGCTGGCGGTGAGGCCTTCGGGCAGGTCCACCTCGTTCACGATCATGTCGCGCCGGTCGGGCGGTGCGATGATCAGCGTGCGCCACAGCCCCATGGCACGGCCGGAAATCTCCCGCCGCTCCACGAAGCGCTGCAGGTCCACCCGGTCCAGCGCATGGATCAGCAGGCCCGCCGCCTGCACCAGCATCAGCGCCAGCAGCAGGAAGATCGCCGTGCGCGCCGCGAGCGAGCGCGGCAGCCAGCCGATGCGCCAGACGCCCCGCCCCGGCGCCGGGGCGCTGGAAGGGGTGCCGGCGCCGGGCCTGCCGGGAGCCGGCAGCGCGGAAGGCGGTACGGGCGCGGGGACCGGCGGCGCGGCGGCCGGGCCGGGGCTCACCGCCGGGGCCTCATGCCGCGCGCTCGACGCTCGCCGCCAGCACGTAGCCGCCGCCGCGCACGGTCTTGATCAGCGTGGGGTTGCGCCCGTCATCCTCCAGCTTGCGCCGCAGGCGGGACACCGCCACGTCGATCGCGCGGTCGAAGGGCCCGGCCTGCCGCCCGCGCAGCAGGTCCATCAGCATATCCCGGGTCAGCACCCGGTTCGGCCGCTCCACCAGCACGGTCAGCAGCTCGTACTCGCCGCCGGTCAGCGAGACCTCGGTGCCGGAGGGATCGAGCAAGCGGCGCCGGGCGGGCTCCAGCGTCCAGCCGGCGAAGCGAACCGCCTTGGGCGGGGGGTCCTTGGGCGCCGCCCCCTCGCCCGAGGCGCGGCGCAGCACGGCGCGGATGCGGGCCAGCAGCTCGCGGGGGTTGAAGGGCTTGGCGACATAATCGTCCGCCCCCAGTTCCAGCCCCACGATGCGGTCCGTCTCCTCGCCCATGGCGGTGAGCATCACGATCGGGACATCGGACTGGCTGCGCAGCCAGCGCGCGAAATCCAGCCCGGATTCCCCCGGCAGCATCAGGTCCAGGATCACCAGATGATAGCGGCCGAGCGGCCAGACGCGCCGCGCCTCCCGCGCCTCCCGCGCAGCGGTGACGCGAAGTCCTTGTTTCTCCAGGAAACGGGACAAGAGATCGCGGATTTCTCGATCGTCGTCGACGATCAGGATGTGAGGGGCAGGCTCCATGGCTGTTACATAAGCCGGGTTACGGGGATTCGTCCGCATCTCTTGCAACGATCTGTTGCGATGCGCCGGCCCGTTGCCAGCCGTTGCACTTTCGCATGCATCATGACTTGGGTTCCGGGCCCGCAACGCCCATCTTCGGAACACGCCGCTGCCCTTCCCCCCCTCACGGGGCAGTGGCGATAGCAGGCGGCGGGAGAGCCGCACTATCCCCCTCAGGCTCCCCGCCGCCTCTTCTCTGTTCCCTGTTCTCCCCATCGGGCATATGCGTTCGCAGATCCGATACGGGTCCGTCCGTGGCGTGACCCTCCAAGGGCTCTCCATGGCGGATGTTCCGGAACAGGACAGACAGCCCTGACGCCTCCCTCTCCCATCGTTCCGCCACCGGTTTCGCCCCTGCCACCCTCCGAGCAGTTCGATGCCGACGCTCCGCCCGGGCTCGACGCGGCGCGCCGCCTGCTGCTGCTGGCCGATCCGGCCCTGTCGCGGGTCGAGGAGGTTGCCGGCCCGCTGCCCTGGCGCACCCGACCGCGCGGCTTTCCGGGCCTGCTCCGGGCGATCTGCGGTCAGATGATCAGCGACCGCGCGGCCACCGCCATCTGGCTGCGCCTCGCCGCGCTGCCCGGCGCGCTGACGCCGGAAGGGCTGCTGCGCCTCGACGATGCCGCGCTCTGCGGCACCGCCGGCCTGTCGCGCCCCAAGGCGGCCCATGCGCGCGCCCTGGCTCTGGCCGTGGTGGAAAGGCGGCTCCGCCCCGAAGAACTGCCCGGCATGAGCGATGCCGAGGCGCTGGCGCACCTGACCGCCATCCCCGGCCTGGGGCGCTGGACCGCCCAGGTGCATCTGCTCTTCGCTGAGGGGCGGGAGGACATCTTCCCGGAGGGCGACCTCGCCCTGGCCGCCGGCCTCGCCCATTTCCGCGGCCTGCCGGCCCGCCCGCCGCCACGGGAGCTCGTCCGGCTCGCCGAGGCCTGGGCCCCGCACCGCTCCCTGGCCGCCCGGCTCCTCTGGCACTGGTGGCGCCATGCCAGCTATCCGCCGGCCCTGCTCCGGCCGCCCGGCTGAACCCTTGCCGCGTGGGCCTGCCGGGCGGGCCGCGACGGGCCGATCCCCGCGCCAGGGGTGCAGCAGGGGCAGCCACCACACGAGCCGCCAACCATGCGTCACAGGCCACTCGCCATGAACCCCGGGCCATGAGAAGGGATGGAGCCATGTCCGCCGCCACCGCCCTGCCCCCGACCCTGCCTCTTTCGGCCCGCCTGCGCGCCACCGCCGCCCCACCCATCCCCGCCGCGCGGCGCTGGGCGGCCGCCTATGACGGCGGGGCCGGGCCGCTGCTGGACCTGACCCAGGCGGTGCCGGGCTATCCGCCCCCGCCCGCGCTGCTGGCGCGGCTGGCCGAGGCGGCGGGGGAGGCCTCCAGCGCCACTTATGGCCCGATCGAAGGGGACGAAGCGCTGCGGGAGGCCCTGGCCGCTGATGTCGCCGCGACCTATGCGGCGGCGGTGACGGCGGAGGATGTGGTGATCACCGCCGGCTGCAACCTCGCCTTCTCGCTGGCCATGCCGGTGATGGCGGGCAGCGGCGAGGCGGTGATGCTGCCCACCCCCTGGTACTTCAACCACCGCATGGCGCTGGAGATCGCCGGGATCGGCGCGGTGCCCCTGCCCTGCGCGGCCGCGGACGGCTTCGTGCCCGATCCGGACCGCGCCGCCGCGCTGCTGGAGGCCAACCCGCAGGTCCGCGCCCTGGTGCTGATCACGCCCAACAACCCCACCGGCGCGATCATCCCGCCGGAGACCCTGGCACGCTTCGCCGCCCTTTGCCGCGCGCGCGGCGTCTGGCTGGTGCTGGACGAGACCTATCGCGACTTCCTGCCGGGTCGGGAAGCGCCGCACGGGCTCTTCGCCGACCCATCCTGGCGGGACGGCATCGTGCAGCTCTACTCCTTCTCCAAGTCCTATTGCGTGCCGGGCCACCGGCTGGGCGCCATCCTGGCGGGGCCCGGCTTCCGGGCGGAGCTCGCCAAATCCGTGGACACGCTGCAGATCTGCCCGCCCCGCGCGGCGCAGAAGGCCGTCGCCTGGGCAGTGCCGGCGCTGCGCGAGTGGCGTGAGGGCAACCGCGACCTGATGGGCCGCCGCGCCAGCGCCTTCGCCCGGCTGATGACCCCGATCGGCCACCGCTGGCATGTGGATGCGCTGGGTGGCTACTTCGCCTATCTGCGCCTGCCGGACGGCGCGCCGGATGCGCTGGAGGCCGCGGAGATCCTGGCCTCCCGCCACGGGCTGCTCACCCTCCCCGGCCCCTTCTTCGGCCCAGGTCAGGAGCGCCATCTGCGGCTCGCCTTCGCCAATGCGCCCGAGGAAGCCCTGGCCGACCTGCCGGCCCGGCTTTCCGGCCTGGGCTGAGGCGGCACGGCCCCGGGCGGGGCGGTTCCGGGCTCTCCCGCCGCTCCCCGCCCCGGCGCCATCCCCGTGGCCGGAACCCGCGCCCCTATCGCGGCAGGGCGAAGGCCATCACCTCGTCGCCGTTGCGCGAGCGCAGGCCGCCATGCCCGCCCGCCGCGATCACCACATACTGCCGCCCGTCCTGGCCGGTATAGGTGAGCGGCGTGGCATTGCCGCCGGCGGGCAGGTGGGTTTCCCAGAGGGTGCGGCCGGTGCGGCCATCCAGGGCACGGAAGGCCTGGTCCGTGGTCGCGCCGATGAAGACCAGCCCGCTGCGCGTCGCCACGCTGCCGCCCATGCTGAAGATCCCGAAGGGCAGGCCGACGGGCGCGCGCAGCCCGGCCGGGCCCATGTCCCGCGTCGTGCCGATCGGACGCTGCCAGACCACCTTGCGGGTCAGCAGGTCGATCGCCTGCATCTGCCCCCAGGGCGGCCGGACGCAGGGGATGCCGGCCGGGTTCAGCCAGGGCTCCACCACGATGGACCAGGGCGTGCCGTGCTGCGGGTTGTTGGCGAAGGGCGGCTGCGGATAAGGATGCCCCCAGCCCGCCCAGGGCTTCACCAGGCCCTGCCGCACCGCCTCCTCATAAGGCAGCATCCGCAGCTTGAAGGGCATGAAGGTGGTGTTGATGTAGAGCAGCTTGCGCCCGGGATCGATGGTCGCGCCGTACCAGTCGGCCACGCCGTCGAAGGCCGGCCAGCCGATCGTCGGCCGCTGGCCCGGCGGGGTGAAGAGGCCGTCGTCGCGCATCCGGTGGAACTCGATGCGGCAAAGCAGCTGGTCGATCGGCGTGGCGCCCCAGATATCCGCCTCCCGCAGCTTCGGCGGGTTCAGCTGCGGCATGCCCACCGAGAAGGGCTGCGTCGGCGCGTAGCGCTCGCCCGGGATGGTGCCGCCCGGCACGGGCTGCTCCCGCACCTCCGCGAGCGGCTTGCCGTCCCGCCGGTCCAGCAGGAAGAGCTGCCCCTGCTTGGTGGTCTGCACCAAGGCAGGGATGGTCGCCCCGTCCGGTCCCGGCAGGTCCAC from Roseomonas gilardii includes the following:
- a CDS encoding YqaA family protein; the protein is MLRALYNWIIALSAHPRAPAALGAVSFAESSFFPIPPDAMLIPMCLARPDRAYHYAFICTVTSVIGGLLGYAIGAYLFEAVALPVLAAYGHADALQTFGSWFERWGAAVILIKGLTPIPYKIVTIAAGAAHFSLPIFFVCSVITRGARFYMLAWLLRAYGPPAREFIEKRLNLIAGATALAIVGGVLALRYI
- a CDS encoding response regulator codes for the protein MEPAPHILIVDDDREIRDLLSRFLEKQGLRVTAAREAREARRVWPLGRYHLVILDLMLPGESGLDFARWLRSQSDVPIVMLTAMGEETDRIVGLELGADDYVAKPFNPRELLARIRAVLRRASGEGAAPKDPPPKAVRFAGWTLEPARRRLLDPSGTEVSLTGGEYELLTVLVERPNRVLTRDMLMDLLRGRQAGPFDRAIDVAVSRLRRKLEDDGRNPTLIKTVRGGGYVLAASVERAA
- a CDS encoding aminotransferase; amino-acid sequence: MSAATALPPTLPLSARLRATAAPPIPAARRWAAAYDGGAGPLLDLTQAVPGYPPPPALLARLAEAAGEASSATYGPIEGDEALREALAADVAATYAAAVTAEDVVITAGCNLAFSLAMPVMAGSGEAVMLPTPWYFNHRMALEIAGIGAVPLPCAAADGFVPDPDRAAALLEANPQVRALVLITPNNPTGAIIPPETLARFAALCRARGVWLVLDETYRDFLPGREAPHGLFADPSWRDGIVQLYSFSKSYCVPGHRLGAILAGPGFRAELAKSVDTLQICPPRAAQKAVAWAVPALREWREGNRDLMGRRASAFARLMTPIGHRWHVDALGGYFAYLRLPDGAPDALEAAEILASRHGLLTLPGPFFGPGQERHLRLAFANAPEEALADLPARLSGLG
- a CDS encoding bifunctional [glutamine synthetase] adenylyltransferase/[glutamine synthetase]-adenylyl-L-tyrosine phosphorylase — protein: MKRPPAPFDPAAAERLIASFAERGAAERAYATGEGQALLAALGGNSPFLSDLALREAQTLLRMAERGPEAALATALDPVGRVLPDAGRAQLGAALRRAKRQGALIVAAADLAGLWGLDQVTEALSRLADTTLEAATNQLLREGAARGELRPARNGRGAGITVLGMGKLGARELNYSSDVDLMILFDPEAMPDPDRAQSTAVRFARDLVKLMEERTEEGYVFRTDLRLRPDGAAQPLAVSIPASVSYYGSMGQNWERAAMTKARPVAGDKVLGQSFLDEIRPFVWRRHLDFAMIADIHSIKRQIHATHGHRGAGTEIAVAGHDVKLGRGGIREIEFTVQVLELIWGGRDPSLRDPTTLGALAALAGAGRLERRAAADLADAYTFLRTIEHRLQMVADRQTHRLPEDEDGLRRIAAFSGFDSLDAFSAALTACFNRVAHHYGRLFESAPDLSGEGGNLVFTGTEDDPETTRTLREMGFTNPAGISAMIRGWHHGHRRATRSERARELLTLLMPNLLAAFARQREPDAALARFDTLLEKLPTGVQLLSLFLRNTHLLERVAGILGAAPALADHLARHPSALEGLLAGGAGSAAAALPALVGAARHYEEALEGARRLVTEGRFEIDADALEGLIDADAAGQARSDLADAAIGALLPEVMREFSARFGRVRGGSMAVVAMGKLGGREMQPGSDLDLILIYDHPPEVQDSSGGTRSLPAPTWFARLAAQFIAALTAPGAEGRLYEVDMRLRPSGNKGPMATGLAGFERYHAEGAWSWERMALTRARPLAGPPALRRRIAAAVRQALALHAGPKVLSDARDMRARMLRDLPPEGPWDVKAMRGGLVEVEFIAQALQCAHAASHPRILATTTREALARLAKARLLPPEDAAALIRADRFWRSIQAMLRLTVGRPRTEALPAAAGTALLRVCAPFMTDGTADSAAPVDLGALRGEMQATAETVRTLFERHLGPLPQTGGGASYRERITP
- a CDS encoding spore photoproduct lyase family protein produces the protein MLPAHLLDPRTIFLEPAVRDGERGREILARFPEARQVEVASHWSIPELREGAAEDWLAAKRDVLVLGVKKTLACRPNGRSADFIAPSVSNGCAMACAYCYVARRKGHANPVTVFTNIDAITGFIARHAARQGMKLEPNQVDARDWVYDIGENGDLSVDAAISGNVRDLVALFRGLPNAKGSFATKFANPAILDYDPRGRTRVRVSLMPEARARLLDVRTSPVAERIGFAGEVFRAGYELHLNFSPVVVHEGWEAEWRELFRQIDSRLPEAAKQGLAAEVIMLTHSAGLHEVNLAWHPRAEELLWQPRWQEEKMSQNGARNLRYRHGVKGKLLQRFTAILGEVMPYCRIRYAF
- a CDS encoding ATP-binding protein, coding for MSPGPAAAPPVPAPVPPSALPAPGRPGAGTPSSAPAPGRGVWRIGWLPRSLAARTAIFLLLALMLVQAAGLLIHALDRVDLQRFVERREISGRAMGLWRTLIIAPPDRRDMIVNEVDLPEGLTASLDDAPTARNSLAKPGEDVLSLLPPEAILALPPRLQPREMVVGTGKGQALLVSLRLPNGDLWLNLRLRVPPPRPWHSPTFLIAFGVMTVAAALLIVAATRRLIRPVRDLARAAEALGRDVNAPPLPETGPLEVATAAHAFNTMAERIRRFVGDRTQMLAAIGHDLRTPITRLRLRAEFLEDDEQRRRMLSDLDEMEAMVNATLAFARDDAADEPSVPLDLAALCRTVLDEEADARPEAEDALTYTGPLRLTVRGRPIALKRALMNLVGNALKYGQAARIRLEPPSGRQNPVVRLFIEDDGPGVPEESQEAVFQPFRRLETSRNRETGGTGLGLPIARNILRAHGGDVTLENLPEGGLRAVVTLPV
- a CDS encoding DNA-3-methyladenine glycosylase family protein, whose translation is MISDRAATAIWLRLAALPGALTPEGLLRLDDAALCGTAGLSRPKAAHARALALAVVERRLRPEELPGMSDAEALAHLTAIPGLGRWTAQVHLLFAEGREDIFPEGDLALAAGLAHFRGLPARPPPRELVRLAEAWAPHRSLAARLLWHWWRHASYPPALLRPPG
- the bcp gene encoding thioredoxin-dependent thiol peroxidase gives rise to the protein MNAPPFTMPASGGRTVSKAALGGKPFLLYFYPKADTSGCTQQACGIQEALPALGKLGLTVIGVSPDPMKAIEKFAAKYSLTFPLASDAEHAVAESYGVWVEKSMYGRKYMGMERTSFLVGPDGKVLQVWRKVKPAEHAALVRQAVEAL